The Chrysiogenia bacterium genome contains a region encoding:
- the gatB gene encoding Asp-tRNA(Asn)/Glu-tRNA(Gln) amidotransferase subunit GatB, whose protein sequence is MSTDFEMVIGLEVHVQLQTKSKLFCGCSTSFGSEPNANTCPVCLGMPGVLPVLNRTAVDYAIRAGLALNCQIRNYSVFSRKNYFYPDLPFGYQISQFDLPVCEHGHIDLEVPTGEGEFAEKHIGITRIHMEIDAGKSLHDSAGDGNASLIDLNRAGVPLIEIVTEPDFRTPAETTEYLRTLRSIIRYLGISDGNMQEGSMRCDANVSVRPRGSDKLGTRAEIKNVNSFKFIEKAILYEASRQEALIRDGKEVVQETRLFDSNAGVTRSMRSKEEAHDYRYFPEPDLMPLQISDKWISDVRESLPELPVAKRERFLKEYGHTQEEAGVLSGDRALAEYFEDVAKHSGDARGSTNWIKNELMRELSNEGHSIEESPISAKDMAGLLALIKDGTISGKIAKDVFAEMYKTSKAPDVIVEEKGLKQIADDSSIRPICEEIVAANPGQVEQYRGGKQALFGFFVGQVMKQTKGKANPKMVNEILKELLDQ, encoded by the coding sequence ATGAGCACGGATTTTGAAATGGTCATCGGGCTGGAAGTTCACGTCCAGCTCCAGACAAAGAGCAAGCTCTTCTGCGGGTGCTCGACCTCTTTTGGCAGCGAGCCCAATGCCAACACCTGTCCGGTGTGTCTGGGCATGCCCGGCGTGCTGCCGGTGCTCAACCGCACGGCCGTGGACTACGCCATTCGCGCGGGCCTGGCGCTCAACTGCCAGATTCGCAACTACTCGGTCTTCTCACGCAAGAACTACTTCTACCCGGACCTGCCGTTTGGCTACCAGATCTCCCAGTTCGACCTGCCTGTGTGCGAGCATGGCCACATCGATCTCGAAGTCCCCACCGGCGAGGGCGAGTTCGCCGAGAAGCACATCGGAATTACGCGCATCCACATGGAGATCGACGCCGGCAAGAGCCTGCACGACAGTGCCGGTGACGGGAATGCCTCGCTCATCGATCTCAACCGCGCGGGCGTCCCGCTCATCGAGATCGTGACCGAGCCGGACTTCCGCACGCCCGCCGAGACGACCGAATACCTGCGCACCCTGCGTTCGATCATTCGCTACCTGGGAATCTCCGACGGCAACATGCAGGAAGGTTCCATGCGCTGCGACGCCAATGTCTCGGTGCGCCCACGTGGCAGCGACAAGCTCGGAACCCGCGCCGAGATCAAGAACGTGAACTCCTTCAAGTTCATCGAGAAGGCGATTCTCTACGAAGCCAGCCGCCAGGAAGCACTCATCCGTGACGGCAAGGAAGTGGTGCAGGAGACGCGCCTGTTCGACTCGAACGCGGGCGTAACGCGTTCCATGCGTTCGAAGGAAGAGGCCCACGACTATCGCTACTTCCCCGAGCCCGACCTGATGCCGCTGCAGATCTCGGATAAGTGGATCTCGGATGTTCGCGAGAGCCTGCCCGAACTGCCCGTGGCCAAGCGCGAGCGCTTCCTCAAGGAATACGGGCACACCCAGGAAGAGGCGGGCGTCCTGAGCGGCGACCGCGCACTGGCCGAGTATTTCGAGGACGTGGCCAAGCACAGCGGCGACGCGCGCGGCTCGACCAACTGGATCAAGAACGAACTGATGCGCGAGCTCTCCAACGAGGGACACAGCATCGAGGAATCCCCCATCTCCGCGAAGGACATGGCCGGCCTGCTCGCGCTCATCAAGGACGGGACGATCTCCGGCAAGATTGCCAAGGACGTCTTTGCCGAGATGTACAAGACCTCCAAGGCGCCCGATGTGATCGTCGAGGAGAAGGGCCTCAAGCAGATCGCCGACGACAGCTCGATCCGCCCGATCTGCGAAGAAATCGTTGCCGCCAACCCCGGTCAGGTTGAACAATATAGGGGTGGCAAGCAGGCCCTCTTCGGATTCTTCGTCGGACAGGTCATGAAGCAGACCAAGGGCAAGGCCAATCCCAAGATGGTCAACGAGATCCTCAAGGAGCTTCTCGATCAATAG